In a single window of the Dinghuibacter silviterrae genome:
- a CDS encoding SusC/RagA family TonB-linked outer membrane protein has product MKNVRLRPNPESKKIWRLLLLLISLYNGALHAQSRPLTGRVIDDGGKPLSGVSVVIRGEKIGTTTDDNGNYHLQVQGNPKLIFSFVGYGSKEVSAGEAGTVVLAVAHSAVDSLVVVGYGTARKVDVTGSVASVKSGEILDKPITNVLEGLQGRVAGVDIALNSGAPGGLASVIIRGIGSINSSTDPLYVVDGVAMENIQFLNPYDIQDVEVLKDASATSIYGARGSNGVILVTTKRGASQRGTVVSYDMSVSYGHLEHEMKVLNSTQWLKVLAGGMANNSIWGAPPRSLDLSDTRLFNSDGTPKYSTDWQKATTRNAISNNHQVSIQTRGENSSTGIFMNYSYNQGIMLNSDLRRYNLRFTHDAKLASWVDFGMNVLVNYSKENEVDPTTGANTPTRTMIEMPPIFPVKFPDGSWANNQVSSTFSFLDAAENPAKVLLQQTRLNTRTQIFGNAFLNFHLTKDLDFKTQFGTDLQNNQADYYSPSDLLNISANQKGVASINSEQYAYWQQENYLTYKKRFGEHHINVLLGASWQERIDEQLNGSTQYFSDDFYRQYNLAAGAQPNPPASSYDRWSINSYFARVGYNFADKYLLTLTEREDGSSRFGANNKYGSFPSIGAGWVASKENFLSGVSAINLLKIRGSYGVTGNTEIGSYQSLATISSGTTLLDGNRVASSSINGLPNPDLKWEKTAQTDVGLELQLFHSRLSFEGDYYYKKTTNLLLNKPVPNSTGFSGVLSNIGSMQNAGVDLMVSARIVDGRDFSWTTAFTANYNKNKVLKLGSNNEDIFPGPYWGPVSDGFTILRVGQAAGSFYGYQRMGTYSTADVAAGLAQDPNFPYKAGEEKESAQKSILGHGSPDWNGSFVNTFRYKNFDLMVDLQFSEGAKIAQAFLFSSEDRTGYSNSLVTVLNAWTPQNQNTPIQQLRFAPDAGQSAAFDSHWVADGSFIRGRNIVFGYNLTQNELSPLHVRRLRFYVSAQNLFLIMSKQYKGYDPQSVSWNTPGAPPFGQNIEFYQYPKARTFTFGLNMGL; this is encoded by the coding sequence ATGAAAAACGTTAGGCTGCGACCAAACCCGGAAAGCAAGAAGATCTGGCGCCTGCTTCTTCTGCTTATATCGCTGTACAATGGGGCACTTCATGCTCAGTCCCGGCCATTGACCGGGCGGGTGATCGACGACGGCGGTAAGCCGCTGTCCGGCGTTTCCGTTGTTATCAGGGGAGAAAAAATTGGTACGACCACGGATGACAACGGTAACTATCATTTGCAGGTCCAGGGAAATCCGAAACTGATATTCTCCTTTGTTGGCTACGGCTCCAAGGAGGTCAGTGCCGGCGAAGCCGGAACGGTGGTGTTGGCGGTGGCGCACAGCGCCGTGGACTCACTGGTCGTTGTCGGATACGGTACCGCGCGGAAGGTCGACGTCACCGGTTCGGTGGCTTCGGTCAAATCCGGCGAAATCCTGGACAAACCGATCACCAACGTGCTGGAAGGCCTCCAGGGGCGCGTCGCGGGTGTCGATATTGCGTTGAACTCGGGTGCGCCGGGTGGTCTTGCCTCCGTCATCATCCGCGGTATCGGCTCGATCAATTCGAGTACCGATCCGCTGTATGTCGTGGACGGGGTAGCCATGGAAAATATTCAGTTCCTCAACCCTTACGACATACAGGATGTAGAGGTATTGAAGGACGCTTCGGCGACCTCCATTTATGGCGCCAGGGGCTCCAATGGCGTCATCCTCGTGACAACAAAACGTGGAGCAAGCCAACGCGGGACGGTGGTTTCTTACGATATGTCCGTTAGTTACGGGCACTTGGAGCACGAAATGAAGGTATTGAATTCAACCCAATGGCTGAAGGTGCTTGCAGGCGGCATGGCCAATAACAGTATATGGGGCGCACCCCCCCGGTCCCTTGACCTAAGCGATACCCGGCTTTTTAATTCGGACGGTACCCCTAAGTACAGCACCGATTGGCAAAAGGCCACCACGCGGAACGCCATCTCGAACAATCACCAGGTGTCTATCCAAACCAGGGGGGAAAATTCATCGACCGGTATATTCATGAACTACTCCTACAACCAGGGGATCATGTTGAATTCCGACCTCCGCCGTTACAATCTTCGCTTTACCCACGACGCCAAACTGGCCAGTTGGGTGGACTTCGGGATGAACGTCCTGGTCAATTATTCCAAAGAGAACGAAGTCGATCCGACCACAGGGGCCAACACGCCGACCCGGACCATGATCGAAATGCCCCCTATATTTCCAGTGAAATTCCCGGACGGGTCATGGGCCAACAACCAGGTTTCGTCCACCTTTTCCTTCCTTGACGCGGCGGAAAACCCGGCGAAGGTGCTGCTGCAGCAGACCCGCCTCAACACGCGCACCCAAATCTTTGGAAACGCTTTCCTGAATTTCCATCTTACCAAAGACCTGGACTTTAAAACCCAGTTTGGCACGGACCTTCAAAACAACCAGGCGGACTACTACAGCCCCTCCGACCTGTTGAATATTTCGGCGAACCAGAAAGGGGTCGCGTCCATCAACAGCGAGCAATATGCCTACTGGCAACAGGAAAACTACCTGACCTACAAGAAGCGCTTTGGTGAACATCATATCAACGTGTTGCTCGGTGCCAGCTGGCAGGAGCGGATCGACGAACAATTGAATGGCAGCACACAGTACTTCTCCGATGACTTCTACCGCCAATACAACCTGGCCGCCGGCGCTCAGCCGAACCCTCCCGCCAGCAGCTATGACCGGTGGTCGATCAATTCGTACTTCGCCAGGGTCGGCTATAATTTCGCCGACAAATATTTGTTGACGCTGACAGAACGCGAGGATGGCTCGTCCCGCTTTGGCGCGAACAATAAATACGGTTCCTTCCCTTCCATAGGCGCCGGCTGGGTAGCCAGCAAGGAAAATTTCCTGTCGGGCGTTTCGGCGATCAACTTGTTGAAAATCCGCGGCTCCTACGGCGTCACGGGGAACACGGAAATCGGAAGTTATCAGTCGCTGGCGACCATCAGCAGCGGGACAACCCTTTTGGATGGAAACCGCGTCGCTTCGTCCAGTATCAACGGCTTGCCCAATCCGGACCTGAAATGGGAAAAGACGGCACAAACGGATGTCGGTCTTGAATTGCAGCTTTTTCACAGCCGTTTGTCCTTTGAAGGCGACTATTATTACAAAAAGACGACCAACCTGTTGTTGAACAAACCCGTTCCGAACAGCACCGGTTTCTCCGGCGTATTGTCGAATATCGGCAGCATGCAAAATGCGGGCGTTGACCTGATGGTGTCTGCCCGGATCGTCGACGGACGGGACTTCTCCTGGACCACGGCTTTCACGGCCAACTACAACAAGAACAAGGTGCTGAAACTGGGTAGCAATAACGAAGATATATTTCCCGGTCCGTATTGGGGCCCGGTCAGTGACGGTTTTACCATCCTTCGCGTTGGGCAGGCAGCCGGATCTTTCTACGGTTATCAGCGCATGGGCACCTACAGCACGGCTGATGTAGCGGCCGGACTGGCCCAGGACCCCAATTTCCCTTATAAAGCCGGTGAGGAAAAAGAATCCGCACAGAAGTCTATTCTTGGTCACGGATCGCCTGACTGGAACGGAAGTTTCGTGAATACGTTCCGGTATAAGAATTTTGACCTGATGGTCGATCTTCAGTTCTCCGAGGGCGCCAAGATTGCTCAAGCCTTCCTGTTCTCGTCGGAAGACCGGACCGGGTATAGCAATTCACTGGTCACCGTATTGAATGCCTGGACCCCTCAAAATCAGAATACGCCCATACAGCAATTGCGTTTTGCGCCGGACGCCGGTCAAAGCGCGGCGTTTGATAGCCACTGGGTGGCGGATGGCTCTTTCATTCGCGGTCGCAACATCGTGTTTGGGTACAACCTCACACAGAACGAATTAAGCCCGCTCCATGTTCGCCGGCTTCGTTTTTACGTCAGCGCGCAAAACCTTTTCCTGATCATGTCGAAGCAATACAAGGGCTATGATCCGCAAAGTGTTTCCTGGAATACCCCCGGCGCGCCACCCTTCGGCCAGAACATCGAATTTTATCAATATCCGAAAGCCAGGACGTTTACGTTCGGTCTGAACATGGGCCTTTAA